A stretch of the Candidatus Poribacteria bacterium genome encodes the following:
- the dgoD gene encoding galactonate dehydratase codes for MKITKVDTLRASRFMYVKVETDEGITGVGELHPASGTGGTPFLPIAGVEYCAEYLVGKDPLHIERHWQHTFRRCLFRGGADVMSAIGAIDIALWDIKGKVLDAPVYELIGGPTREKIRLYTHLGGNTPEELAEQAAARVEEGFTAVRLYPFGDFGVFDFEEGRGLESMSYTAMVRNAEQRVGAVRDAVGPDVDVMIDVVNRLTPAEAIAVGRALEPYNLYFFEDPIEPENMDAWEYVAASVPMPLAMGERLYTIYQFRDLLNHNGAAFVRPDLSLAGGITNVKKIATLAEASYIGVVPHNPLSCVLTAACVQIDAAIHNLAMQEYPLGEDKSPKDDLVKEPIKREGGYLIPPDTPGIGIELNEEAFKHYPPEPYVRPPLITPDGGLKEY; via the coding sequence GTGAAAATCACTAAAGTTGATACACTTCGGGCGAGCCGATTCATGTACGTCAAAGTTGAAACAGATGAAGGCATCACAGGGGTTGGTGAGCTTCATCCTGCTAGTGGTACTGGTGGCACTCCATTTTTGCCGATCGCAGGGGTTGAATATTGCGCCGAATACCTCGTTGGCAAGGACCCATTACACATCGAACGGCACTGGCAGCATACATTCCGTCGCTGTTTATTCCGTGGCGGCGCAGACGTGATGTCTGCCATCGGTGCGATTGACATCGCGTTGTGGGACATCAAGGGCAAGGTGCTCGATGCACCGGTTTATGAACTAATTGGGGGACCCACACGAGAGAAAATTCGTCTTTATACACATCTGGGCGGAAACACACCCGAAGAATTGGCAGAGCAAGCTGCCGCGCGGGTTGAAGAGGGGTTCACTGCTGTGAGGTTGTATCCGTTTGGTGATTTTGGCGTGTTTGATTTCGAGGAGGGACGCGGTCTGGAAAGCATGAGCTATACCGCGATGGTTCGTAACGCTGAACAGCGGGTCGGAGCGGTTCGAGACGCGGTGGGTCCGGATGTAGATGTCATGATTGATGTTGTCAACCGACTTACCCCAGCGGAAGCCATCGCTGTGGGACGTGCACTTGAGCCGTATAACCTATACTTTTTCGAGGATCCGATTGAACCTGAAAATATGGACGCATGGGAGTACGTTGCGGCTAGCGTTCCTATGCCGCTTGCGATGGGGGAACGGCTCTACACAATTTACCAGTTCCGGGACCTGCTGAACCACAACGGCGCTGCATTCGTCCGTCCCGACCTGTCGCTCGCCGGGGGCATCACAAATGTCAAGAAAATCGCGACCCTTGCAGAGGCGAGTTACATCGGTGTGGTGCCGCACAACCCGTTGAGTTGTGTCCTCACTGCCGCGTGTGTGCAGATTGATGCAGCTATTCACAATCTTGCTATGCAAGAGTATCCGCTGGGTGAAGATAAATCCCCCAAGGACGATCTTGTCAAAGAACCGATTAAGCGCGAAGGTGGATATTTAATTCCTCCGGACACCCCCGGAATTGGAATTGAACTCAACGAAGAGGCGTTCAAGCATTACCCTCCGGAGCCGTATGTGCGTCCACCACTCATTACGCCAGATGGGGGATTGAAGGAATATTAA
- a CDS encoding DUF1028 domain-containing protein has protein sequence MSPLRLVCATIYTGILTFAGTESHPSNSKVHDRLITTFSIVGRDPENGDLGVAVQSKFFAVGAVVPWAKAGVGAVATQSWTNTTYGAKGLVLLENGLTSQQALDQLVAGDDGKSQRQVGIVDSDGNVANYTGDECLDWAGARSGENYSAQGNLLAGKAVVDAMGKTFEETEGELAEKLMAALIAGQEKGGDRRGQQAAALLVVRENGGEGGFNDRYIDLRVDDHKQPIKELHRLLKIQLSMR, from the coding sequence ATGTCACCTCTCCGGTTGGTCTGTGCGACAATCTATACCGGCATCCTTACTTTCGCCGGCACAGAATCTCATCCGTCTAATTCTAAAGTGCATGACCGCCTCATCACAACCTTTTCAATCGTTGGGCGCGATCCGGAGAATGGCGATCTTGGTGTTGCTGTTCAATCCAAGTTTTTTGCCGTTGGAGCCGTTGTGCCGTGGGCAAAGGCGGGTGTGGGGGCGGTGGCGACCCAATCGTGGACAAATACGACCTATGGAGCAAAAGGTTTGGTACTTCTGGAAAACGGACTCACGTCCCAACAAGCGTTGGACCAGCTAGTTGCCGGGGATGATGGCAAATCGCAGCGTCAGGTCGGCATTGTTGATTCAGACGGTAACGTCGCTAACTACACCGGCGATGAATGTCTTGACTGGGCGGGCGCGCGCAGCGGAGAGAATTACTCCGCACAGGGCAACCTACTGGCGGGCAAAGCGGTGGTCGATGCGATGGGTAAGACGTTCGAGGAAACAGAGGGAGAACTGGCAGAAAAACTGATGGCGGCACTGATTGCGGGGCAGGAAAAAGGTGGGGATCGGCGTGGACAGCAGGCGGCAGCGTTGCTCGTCGTACGTGAGAACGGTGGAGAGGGTGGTTTTAATGATCGGTATATCGATCTACGAGTTGATGACCATAAGCAGCCAATTAAAGAGTTGCATCGGCTGCTAAAAATTCAATTGAGTATGCGGTAA
- a CDS encoding class I SAM-dependent methyltransferase has protein sequence MKTALPPAAFARIDETDDRLFYTEPRIVTHIDDNAIAVIKEFFDQTLPRNTVILDLMSSAFSHLPEGFPAQRIVGLGLNAVELQVNPVLDEYVIHDLNADPTLPFDDREFAAVIMTVSMQYLTKPVKVFREVHRILQPDAPFIVIFSNRLFPTKAVYIWRVTSDGEHAELVQHYFRLAGGYAEVTFLDCTPQTDEYTDPVYIVMANKSEGS, from the coding sequence ATGAAAACAGCACTACCCCCTGCAGCCTTTGCACGAATTGATGAAACCGATGATCGCCTGTTTTACACCGAACCCCGTATCGTGACCCATATTGACGACAACGCAATCGCTGTAATTAAGGAATTTTTCGATCAAACCTTACCGAGAAATACCGTCATATTAGACCTGATGAGCAGTGCCTTCTCCCACCTACCCGAAGGGTTCCCCGCTCAACGTATAGTCGGATTGGGATTGAATGCAGTAGAACTTCAAGTCAATCCTGTCCTTGACGAATATGTAATTCATGATCTCAATGCCGATCCAACCCTCCCTTTTGACGATAGGGAATTTGCAGCGGTAATCATGACTGTTTCGATGCAGTATCTGACAAAGCCAGTCAAGGTTTTTCGTGAGGTGCATCGCATTCTTCAGCCAGATGCTCCGTTCATCGTCATTTTTTCCAATCGTCTGTTCCCAACGAAAGCAGTCTACATCTGGCGTGTAACCTCTGACGGTGAGCACGCCGAATTGGTGCAGCATTACTTCCGTTTGGCGGGCGGCTATGCGGAAGTCACATTTTTGGATTGCACCCCACAGACCGATGAATACACGGATCCTGTGTATATCGTTATGGCGAATAAGTCTGAGGGATCTTAG
- the htpG gene encoding molecular chaperone HtpG, translated as MADSNNTEEIQEFEYKAEMKQLLHLIVHSLYTHPEVAIRELISNASDALHKIRFRQLTDKNILNPEVPLRIDIAVDSDAQTFSITDTGVGMTRDDLTERIGTVASSGTLEFLEQMKEGDTPFDANLIGQFGIGFYSVFMLTDEITIETRHADTDSKGFRWQSTGEGKFTIKEIERPQRGTQISFKLKDESKEFSQSYRVEQVIQKYSNFVDFPVSVNGKQVNTVSALWHKNRNEVTEEERNEFYKFISNDLNPPLGHLHLSLEGRVNFKALMFIPETQPLRFLREEDLSSLHLYSSKVFIQDDCKELLPEYLRFISGVVDTEDLPLNVSREVTQSSPIMARIRETLTGRILSLLEDWAKDDAEKYEKFFRNFGLLFKTGLSSDFVNKDRLLQLLRFESTKTESGKFTSLKDYVAGMSEDQEEIYYLSGDSRDVVERNPNLEYFKKQGIEVLFFIDPVDLFNIPHLLEYDEKPLKSIEKADIDLKADEESQDETLTEDTNLISVFKEILGDKVEDVVASKRLVDSAATLVVGAEGMDAHMERMMKMMNQDFTGSKRILELNFSHPLIKNLAQLNQNQGDETLIKNCILQLYEGALLVDGNTVDPPTFVARMTEIMERATN; from the coding sequence ATGGCTGATAGCAACAACACCGAAGAAATCCAAGAATTTGAGTATAAAGCAGAGATGAAACAACTTCTGCATCTCATTGTTCATTCGCTTTATACTCATCCCGAGGTTGCCATCCGCGAATTAATTTCTAACGCTTCCGATGCGTTGCATAAAATCCGCTTCAGACAGTTGACGGATAAGAATATCCTAAATCCTGAAGTGCCTTTAAGGATTGACATCGCGGTTGATTCCGATGCACAAACATTCTCGATTACGGATACAGGCGTCGGCATGACTAGGGACGATTTGACCGAAAGAATCGGTACCGTTGCGAGTTCGGGAACGCTAGAATTTCTGGAGCAAATGAAGGAGGGAGACACACCCTTCGACGCCAACCTGATCGGTCAGTTCGGTATCGGTTTTTATTCGGTGTTTATGCTTACGGACGAAATTACAATTGAAACGCGCCACGCTGATACCGACTCAAAGGGGTTCCGATGGCAGTCAACAGGTGAGGGCAAATTCACCATCAAGGAGATTGAACGTCCGCAGAGAGGCACCCAAATCTCCTTTAAGTTGAAAGACGAATCCAAGGAATTTAGCCAGTCGTATCGTGTTGAGCAGGTCATCCAGAAATACTCTAATTTTGTCGATTTTCCTGTTTCAGTCAATGGGAAGCAGGTGAACACTGTCAGTGCCTTGTGGCATAAGAATAGGAATGAAGTGACGGAGGAGGAGCGGAATGAGTTCTATAAATTCATATCAAACGACCTCAATCCGCCGCTCGGTCACCTACACCTTTCTCTCGAAGGTCGCGTGAATTTCAAAGCGTTGATGTTTATACCGGAAACGCAACCGCTCAGATTTCTCAGGGAGGAAGACCTGAGTTCGCTGCACCTGTATTCGAGCAAGGTCTTTATTCAGGACGATTGCAAAGAACTCCTGCCTGAATACCTTCGATTTATATCAGGGGTGGTGGATACCGAAGATCTGCCCTTGAATGTATCCCGCGAGGTGACACAATCGAGTCCTATCATGGCACGTATCCGAGAAACCTTAACGGGCAGGATACTCTCTCTGCTGGAAGATTGGGCGAAAGATGACGCAGAGAAGTATGAGAAATTCTTCAGGAATTTCGGCTTGCTCTTCAAAACAGGACTGAGTTCAGATTTCGTCAACAAAGATCGACTGCTTCAGCTCTTGCGATTTGAGTCGACCAAAACCGAAAGTGGCAAGTTTACCTCGCTGAAGGATTATGTCGCTGGGATGTCGGAGGATCAGGAGGAGATCTATTACTTGTCAGGTGACAGCAGAGATGTGGTAGAACGGAATCCCAATTTGGAATATTTCAAGAAACAAGGGATTGAGGTGTTGTTCTTCATCGATCCCGTTGATCTGTTCAATATTCCCCATCTGCTTGAATATGACGAGAAACCGCTGAAAAGCATCGAAAAGGCGGATATAGATCTCAAAGCAGACGAAGAAAGCCAAGATGAAACCTTAACCGAGGATACCAACCTGATTTCTGTTTTCAAGGAGATTCTCGGCGATAAGGTGGAGGATGTGGTGGCTTCCAAAAGATTGGTTGATTCAGCAGCAACCTTGGTTGTCGGGGCAGAGGGTATGGATGCCCACATGGAGCGGATGATGAAAATGATGAATCAGGATTTCACTGGATCCAAGCGCATCTTGGAACTCAACTTTTCCCATCCGTTGATAAAGAATCTCGCACAACTCAACCAGAACCAGGGCGATGAAACCCTTATCAAGAACTGTATTTTACAGCTTTACGAGGGCGCGTTGCTAGTTGACGGAAATACCGTGGACCCACCCACGTTTGTCGCTCGGATGACGGAGATTATGGAACGAGCAACAAATTGA
- the hisD gene encoding histidinol dehydrogenase, with translation MIAILDAHSDEAAAFIEKLNLRGGLEDPNILRTVRKTLQDVQREGDRAVIKYTRKLDAPRITVKEMRVTDAEIDDASAQVDSEFHDAVRLARTNIERFHQKQLRNSWLSTEADGVVLGHLIRPLRRIGVCVPSVSQLLVSSLIMNLVPAKVAGVEEIAVFMGPMRNRKIDPHMLVAAASCDVREIYKCGGAQAVGAMAYGTDTVPKVDKIVGPGNLYVQLAKKEVYGPVDIDKLAGPSEVLIIADHTANPAYVAADLISQAEHSVECSAILITTSREIAEQVCAEIERQAQKLPRQSELTGAFENYGVAFVVADLAEAVEIANEIAPEHVELEVENPIEWVGSIRNAGAIMLGPYTPESVGDYIAGPNHILPTGGAAKYASPLSVDDFLKKTSIISYTKTALEKVTPAVVKLAQIEGLQGHAEAMKIRSNKH, from the coding sequence GTGATCGCCATTCTTGATGCCCACTCGGACGAAGCAGCGGCTTTCATCGAAAAACTTAATCTGCGTGGAGGATTAGAAGATCCAAACATTCTGAGGACTGTCCGTAAAACTTTGCAAGATGTCCAAAGGGAGGGCGATCGAGCTGTTATTAAATATACACGCAAGCTTGACGCTCCACGAATCACTGTCAAAGAGATGCGAGTCACAGACGCAGAGATTGATGATGCATCTGCGCAGGTCGATTCAGAATTCCACGATGCGGTCAGGCTTGCGCGGACGAACATTGAGCGATTTCATCAGAAGCAGCTACGAAATTCATGGTTGTCCACAGAAGCAGATGGCGTCGTTTTAGGACACCTCATCCGTCCGTTAAGACGTATCGGTGTATGTGTTCCGTCCGTAAGTCAGTTGTTGGTTTCTTCGCTGATAATGAATCTGGTTCCTGCGAAGGTCGCGGGTGTTGAGGAGATTGCGGTCTTCATGGGACCGATGCGAAATCGGAAAATTGACCCACACATGCTGGTCGCTGCGGCATCATGTGATGTCCGTGAGATTTACAAGTGTGGCGGTGCACAAGCAGTTGGTGCGATGGCTTACGGGACAGACACCGTTCCGAAGGTGGATAAAATCGTCGGTCCGGGTAATTTATATGTCCAACTTGCGAAGAAAGAGGTCTATGGTCCTGTCGATATTGACAAGTTGGCGGGCCCCAGTGAAGTCCTGATTATCGCTGATCACACCGCAAATCCCGCCTATGTTGCAGCAGACCTAATTTCGCAAGCAGAACACAGCGTGGAATGTTCCGCCATTCTCATTACAACATCAAGAGAAATTGCAGAGCAAGTTTGTGCTGAGATTGAACGACAGGCTCAAAAGCTGCCCCGCCAATCTGAACTGACCGGTGCTTTTGAAAACTACGGTGTAGCGTTCGTTGTTGCAGATTTAGCCGAAGCAGTAGAGATTGCCAACGAAATCGCACCTGAACATGTCGAATTAGAGGTAGAAAATCCAATCGAATGGGTTGGTTCCATCCGTAATGCGGGAGCAATTATGCTGGGACCCTACACCCCCGAATCCGTTGGCGACTACATCGCCGGTCCCAATCACATCCTGCCTACCGGTGGGGCGGCGAAATACGCATCGCCGCTGAGTGTTGATGACTTCCTAAAAAAAACAAGTATTATCTCCTATACCAAAACCGCCTTAGAAAAGGTCACGCCGGCTGTTGTCAAACTTGCTCAAATTGAGGGGCTTCAGGGACACGCGGAAGCGATGAAGATCCGATCCAATAAACATTAG
- a CDS encoding VWA domain-containing protein, producing the protein MSNRARANRRTRFSFFTSLLLHLIAVLMVSVNLPRWYRPPPPPDSIIAELIEVEFHSQRLHPVEIKKPIFHADIPNQLYANSVHSTPTMSPKDLAVQVNQVTPPVQSTAKPLSTTAHLLPTSDTPFAEASEDDWHLQESIAEPLETVAEIPQSTSTEVEQDLSQIERPQTDSAKTPSLDRDAQIGSLLQTIASGIASGKDTPTVDIVFLLDTSGSMEDNIRAVGRRLVDMVEIFQAEQLDFTMAMVPFKYLAQHFHQPTKDYQRYERLLENLECSGAERAYEAIVKSITRIKFRPGARRRFILITDAPCTGPYTIQEVLQRCWAAEITLDIIGGVTDRTEADDPLKAEREQKALARKTGGMWLPIPSN; encoded by the coding sequence ATGTCCAATCGAGCCAGAGCGAATCGTCGCACACGTTTCTCGTTTTTTACCTCCTTGCTGCTGCACCTGATTGCGGTCCTTATGGTTAGCGTCAATTTGCCGCGATGGTATCGACCACCTCCGCCACCAGATTCGATTATTGCAGAACTTATTGAGGTCGAATTTCATTCCCAACGTCTCCATCCCGTAGAAATCAAAAAGCCAATCTTTCATGCTGACATCCCTAACCAACTTTACGCAAACAGTGTGCATTCTACACCAACAATGTCCCCAAAGGATTTAGCAGTGCAGGTAAACCAAGTAACCCCGCCGGTTCAGTCAACCGCTAAACCGCTGAGTACAACGGCTCACCTACTCCCCACATCAGATACGCCGTTTGCAGAAGCCTCCGAAGACGATTGGCATTTACAAGAATCAATTGCCGAACCACTAGAAACCGTGGCCGAAATTCCTCAATCAACCTCCACTGAAGTTGAGCAAGATCTGTCGCAAATAGAAAGACCGCAAACTGACAGTGCTAAGACACCATCGCTTGATCGCGATGCACAGATTGGCTCGCTTCTTCAGACAATTGCCAGCGGTATCGCGAGCGGGAAAGATACACCAACCGTAGATATCGTCTTTTTGTTAGATACTAGCGGAAGTATGGAAGATAATATTCGCGCAGTGGGAAGGCGTTTGGTTGATATGGTGGAAATCTTCCAAGCAGAACAGCTAGATTTCACAATGGCAATGGTGCCGTTTAAGTATCTGGCACAGCATTTTCATCAACCAACAAAGGATTATCAGAGGTATGAACGTCTTCTAGAAAATCTCGAATGCAGTGGGGCTGAACGGGCTTATGAGGCGATTGTCAAATCGATCACGAGGATAAAATTCCGTCCGGGGGCACGACGGCGTTTTATCCTCATCACCGATGCACCGTGCACAGGTCCCTATACAATTCAAGAGGTGCTACAACGATGCTGGGCAGCAGAAATCACATTGGATATAATTGGGGGCGTAACTGATAGAACCGAAGCCGACGATCCGCTCAAAGCTGAACGTGAGCAAAAGGCGCTAGCGAGAAAAACTGGTGGGATGTGGTTGCCAATACCAAGTAATTAA
- a CDS encoding DUF502 domain-containing protein, producing the protein MGIRRHFRSTLITGILTLIPLGVTIFVLKFLFTTIDGWLKPVMSPILSQVLEERYHIGMGVLATLLLVYLVGLIVSNFLGQKLLGAGEKILTKIPLVREVYAPVKQVVQMALMTSSSSEFSRAVAVKTPGSTIRVIGFVTGEFHEEGNPVPVASVFVPTSPNPTTGVLLFCDPEIIYETNMKVETAMKMLISGGIVAPDDFMIRQQMQQQINPNRESE; encoded by the coding sequence ATGGGTATTAGAAGACATTTCAGAAGTACACTAATCACAGGAATTTTAACGCTGATACCGTTGGGTGTCACCATCTTTGTACTGAAGTTCCTTTTCACTACAATTGATGGCTGGCTTAAGCCGGTAATGTCGCCGATATTGTCACAGGTCTTGGAGGAAAGATATCACATCGGTATGGGAGTGCTAGCGACGCTCCTGCTCGTCTACCTAGTGGGTTTAATCGTCTCCAATTTTTTGGGACAAAAGCTACTTGGGGCAGGAGAGAAAATTTTAACAAAGATTCCGCTCGTGCGTGAAGTCTACGCCCCTGTCAAACAGGTGGTGCAAATGGCTTTGATGACCTCAAGCTCAAGCGAATTCTCACGAGCGGTTGCGGTTAAGACTCCCGGATCGACGATACGTGTTATCGGCTTCGTTACAGGAGAGTTCCACGAAGAAGGGAATCCCGTTCCAGTTGCTTCTGTTTTTGTCCCAACCAGTCCAAACCCGACAACAGGCGTTTTGCTCTTCTGTGATCCAGAAATCATCTATGAGACAAACATGAAGGTTGAAACTGCCATGAAAATGCTAATTTCAGGTGGAATTGTTGCCCCCGACGACTTCATGATTCGGCAGCAGATGCAACAACAAATCAACCCAAATCGCGAATCCGAATGA
- the leuB gene encoding 3-isopropylmalate dehydrogenase, which produces MNATITVIPGDGIGQEVTAEAIRVLDTIQDKYGHRLEYEYGLLGGCAIDETGTALPQETLDLCRRSDAILFGAAGGPEWEDVPSAERPERAVGTVRKELDLFVNLRPIRGRKALAPVMPVKDEIIGEGLDFIVIRELAGGLYYGEPRGIEPHADGERGCNTLAYTTREIDRVVRAGFELARKRTKKLTSVAKENMLESSKLWREVATKVSQDYPDVELDHILVDACAYHLIRNPSQFDVMVTGNIFGDILTDEAAVLVGSLGMCPSASYGYTKQGFYEPIHGTAPDITGQGVANPIGEILSAALLLQHSFNLDTEAADIENAVDHAIDKGFRTIDIQQPGLKTVGTVEMTDAIIAEIRSDS; this is translated from the coding sequence ATGAATGCAACAATTACCGTAATACCCGGAGATGGAATCGGTCAAGAAGTTACAGCTGAGGCTATTCGGGTATTGGATACGATTCAAGACAAATATGGACATCGACTTGAGTACGAATACGGACTTCTCGGCGGTTGCGCGATCGATGAAACGGGCACAGCTTTGCCGCAAGAAACGTTAGACTTGTGCCGAAGGTCTGACGCAATCCTATTCGGTGCGGCCGGAGGACCAGAGTGGGAGGATGTTCCAAGCGCAGAGCGCCCCGAACGCGCTGTCGGAACAGTGCGCAAAGAATTAGACCTTTTTGTGAACCTTCGCCCGATTCGTGGGAGAAAGGCGTTGGCACCCGTCATGCCGGTGAAGGACGAGATCATCGGTGAGGGGCTAGACTTTATCGTGATTCGTGAGTTGGCTGGTGGTTTATATTATGGTGAACCACGCGGCATCGAACCACACGCAGATGGAGAACGTGGCTGCAATACGCTTGCTTACACGACGCGCGAGATTGACCGTGTGGTGCGCGCTGGCTTTGAACTTGCACGAAAACGCACTAAAAAACTAACCTCTGTGGCGAAGGAGAACATGCTGGAAAGCTCAAAACTCTGGCGAGAAGTTGCGACAAAGGTTAGTCAGGATTATCCCGATGTCGAATTGGACCATATCCTAGTTGATGCGTGTGCCTATCACCTCATCCGAAACCCGAGCCAATTTGATGTTATGGTGACGGGAAATATTTTCGGAGATATCCTCACCGACGAAGCGGCCGTGTTGGTTGGTTCACTCGGCATGTGCCCGTCAGCGAGCTACGGATATACCAAGCAAGGCTTCTACGAGCCAATTCACGGCACCGCGCCCGATATCACCGGGCAAGGGGTTGCTAACCCGATTGGGGAGATTCTGTCCGCTGCCCTTTTGCTTCAACACTCCTTCAATCTTGATACGGAGGCTGCGGATATTGAAAACGCCGTTGACCACGCAATCGACAAAGGATTTCGCACAATCGATATTCAGCAGCCTGGGCTGAAAACGGTCGGCACTGTTGAAATGACAGACGCTATTATTGCCGAGATTCGATCCGATTCGTGA
- the pdxH gene encoding pyridoxamine 5'-phosphate oxidase yields the protein MTKLRREYTDAGLNEQDLDANPFNQFDQWFQEAIDAKIDLPDAMTLATATQDGIPSARIVLLRGHDERGFVFYTDYESQKGKELAENPKAALVFYWRELDRQVRITGQVSKVSRENSQHYFQSRPIGSRLAALASKQSEVIPDRRVLEDRFNQLAAQYQDEEIPLPADWGGYRLSPDMIEFWSGRPSRLHDRLRYTRQPNNDWRIERISP from the coding sequence ATGACAAAACTTCGCAGAGAATATACCGATGCCGGCTTGAATGAGCAAGACTTAGATGCAAATCCCTTTAATCAATTTGACCAATGGTTTCAGGAGGCGATCGATGCGAAAATTGATCTGCCGGACGCGATGACGCTGGCAACAGCAACGCAGGATGGTATACCTTCGGCGAGGATTGTGCTGCTCAGAGGACATGATGAGCGGGGTTTTGTTTTTTATACGGACTACGAAAGCCAAAAGGGGAAAGAACTCGCAGAGAATCCGAAGGCAGCGTTGGTTTTTTACTGGCGTGAACTGGATCGGCAGGTGCGTATCACCGGGCAGGTAAGCAAGGTTTCTCGTGAAAATTCCCAACACTATTTTCAGAGTCGGCCTATCGGCAGTCGTTTGGCTGCATTGGCTTCAAAACAAAGCGAGGTTATCCCTGACCGACGGGTACTGGAAGATCGATTCAATCAGTTAGCAGCGCAATATCAAGACGAAGAGATTCCGCTGCCGGCGGATTGGGGTGGTTATCGTTTATCTCCTGACATGATTGAATTCTGGAGCGGGCGTCCAAGCCGCCTGCATGACCGTCTTCGCTATACCCGCCAACCCAATAATGATTGGCGGATTGAACGGATTTCGCCGTGA